One Cheilinus undulatus linkage group 22, ASM1832078v1, whole genome shotgun sequence DNA window includes the following coding sequences:
- the LOC121504431 gene encoding zinc finger protein 239-like — translation MTPPLKKWRGTPRSHDCQQCGKEFPYSSDLKTHMRVHTGEKPYSCEICGKDFTRLSSLKNHIRTHTGEKPYKCDQCGMAFSRVTTLRIHQRIHTGEKPYSCEQCDLAFSQAITLRIHQCSHTGEKRYSCEFCGKAFTHSSALKNHIRTHTGEKPYKCEDCGKSFSQLSNFKTHRNIHTRELLYPCQDCGEVFTDQGAFKYHERIHTGVQCGKTFRLKNSFTRHQLIHTGEKPFSCDQCGKTFRHNNNFTLHQQIHTGEKPHKCRHCEKAFRSQQECIIHERVHTGLKPYVCGECGKSFGRSFSLSRHKLTHAGVREYQCEHCDKRFASAHNLKEHLRIHTGHRPYWCVGCEKSFTWSSEVKTHKCVKKES, via the exons ATGACTCCCCCTCTCAAG AAATGGAGGGGCACGCCTCGTAGTCATGACTGTCAGCAGTGTGGTAAAGAGTTCCCTTATTCATCAGATTTAAAGACGCATATGCGAGtgcacactggagagaaaccataCAGCTGTGAGATCTGTGGGAAAGATTTCACAAGGTTATCTTCATTAAAGAATCATATACGCactcacactggagagaaaccataCAAATGTGATCAGTGTGGTATGGCCTTCTCTCGAGTAACTACTCTAAGGATCCATCAGCGTatccacactggagagaaaccgtACAGCTGTGAGCAATGTGATTTGGCCTTCTCTCAAGCAATTACTCTGAGGATCCATCAGTGTagccacactggagagaaacggTACAGCTGTGAGTTCTGTGGGAAAgctttcacacattcatctgcaTTGAAGAATCATATACGCACTCACACCGGAGAGAAACCATACAAATGTGAGGACTGTGGTAAAAGTTTCAGTCAGCTGTCTAACTTCAAGACTCACAGAAACATCCACACCAGAGAATTACTCTACCCTTGTCAGGATTGTGGGGAAGTCTTTACTGATCAAGGTGCTTTTAAGTATCATGAGCGTATTCACACTGGTGTGCAATGTGGGAAAACCTTCAGGCTTAAAAATAGCTTTACACGCCACCAGCTGATCCACACTGGAGAGAAGCCTTTCAGCTGTGACCAATGTGGGAAAACTTTCAGGCATAACAACAACTTTACACTTCACCAGCAGatccacactggagagaaaccacaCAAATGTAGACACTGTGAGAAAGCCTTCAGAAGTCAACAGGAATGCATCATACATGAACGTGTCCACACCGGTCTGAAACCATACGTCTGTGGGGAGTGTGGGAAGAGTTTTGGTAGGTCATTTTCACTTAGCAGACATAAACTCACCCATGCTGGAGTCAGAGAGTACCAGTGTGAGCACTGTGACAAAAGGTTTGCTTCAGCTCACAATCTTAAGGAGCATCTGCGTATCCACACCGGACACAGGCCGTACTGGTGTGTTGGTTGTGAGAAAAGCTTCACATGGAGCTCTGAggtgaaaacacacaaatgtgtcaaaaaagagAGCTAG